GGGAGATAACTTCAACGAGAGAGAATCCCTTGGTCGTTAATGCTTTCTTTATGCTCTCTATCAACTGATAGACATGGGCAGTTGTCCATCTCGCGACGTAGGAAGCTCCAGCAGCAGCTACAGTCTCAGCTATCTTTAGTGGGTGTTCTATATTTCTGTAGGGGGTCGTCGTGGTTATCGCACCGAAAGGAGTCGTTGGAGCAACTTGGCCCCCCGTCATTCCATAGATAAAGTTGTTAACCAAAATCACGGTTATATCCACGTTTCTTCTCGCGGCATGTAGCAGGTGATTTCCACCTATACTCGCCAAATCCCCATCGCCACTTATGACGACCACATACTTATTAGGCAATCCAACCTTAACACCAGTTGCAAATGCTATGGCCCTACCATGGGTTGTATGAAGGGTATCAGCGAGAAAGTAAGGAGATGCTATCCAAGCTGAGCATCCTATCCCGCTCACCACGACTATATCCCTTGGGTCTATCTTTAATTGGTCTATTGCGTTAGCAAATGCATTAAGCACTGTTCCTCCACCACAACCAGGACAGAGAGCTGTAGGAAGAGCTTCCTTACGGAGATACTTAACCATCGGATACTTGGAATATATCTCAGGCATCACACAACACCCCTAATCTCCTTCAATATCTCCTCAACGGTCAGGGGAATTCCACCGATCTTATTAATTCCCTTGAGTAGCACATCATCGTTAACAAAGCGCTGAACCTCAAGTATCATCTGGCCAAGGTTCATTTCAGGAACTAGAATGGCCCTCACATTCCTACCTAGTTCCCTAATCCTATCCCCAGGAAATGGATGAACGGTCTTTGGAACGAAGAGACCTACTTTAATACCCTCCTTCCTAGCCCTCAGAACAGCCCCCAGGGAGGGCCTTGCAGAAACTCCCCAACTCACAACGAGGATCTCGGCATCATCCGTGTAGTACTCTTCGTATTTTTCGTAAACATGTTTGTTCTTCTCTATCTTCCTGTGTATCCTTCTCACTAACCTGTCGTGAACCTCTTGAGTGTAAACATCTCTTAAACCATTTTCCTTATGCGTTGAACCCGTTACATGCGTGAAGTAGCCATGACCAAAGAGGGGCATTGGTGGTACTCCATCTCCATGAGGATCCCCGAAGGGTAGCTTGGCCTCTTCCTCATTCTGAGGTAACTTCCTATAGACTATTTCAACCTCTTCAGGATCTGGAATCCTTATCTGTTCTCTCGTATGAGCGAGAATACCATCAAATAATACAACAACAGGTGTTCTCAATCTTTCAGCAATGTTAAAAGCTCTAATCGTCTCCCAGAACGCATCTTCAACGCTTACGGGTGAAACTGCAACTATTGGATGGTCGCCATGTGTGCCCCATCTGGCCTGGAAAAAGTCTCCCTGGGCCCCTTTCGTAGCTTGCCCTGTTGATGGCCCACTTCTCTGGACATCTACAATCACTATAGGAGTTTCAGTCATTACAGCGTAACCTATGTTCTCCTGCATTAGGCTAAAGCCGGGACCAGAAGTAGCTGTCATGGCCTTGAGACCCGTCCATGAAGCTCCAATCATTGCAGCTATGCTCGCTATCTCATCCTCCATTTGCAGATAGTACCCTCCAACCTTTGGAAGCTCTCTGGCCATTGTCTCCGCTATTTCACTTGATGGAGTTATTGGATAACCAGCATAGAAGCGACAACCGGCAAAGATTGCACCATAAGCTACAGCTTCATCTCCCATCATAAAATAGTTCCCTGGTTTGTAGAGTTTTCTCAAAAGTTCTATCTGCTCGGGCTCGTCTCCTCTAATTATCATGACCTACCACCTTACGGCAATTGCAAAATCTGGACAGAGTAGTTCACAGAGCTTACACCTCACGCATTTTTCAACATGCAGGGGGACTGGATAATGAACGCCCTTTTCGCTTAGCTCCTTGCTCCATTCAAAAACCTTCCTGGGACACATTTCCACACAGATGCCACAACCCTTACATAGAAAAGTATCAACACTTATCTCTGTTGTCTTTGTTTTCCCTATAACTAGGTATCCATCCCTCTTAACTTCTGTTTGAACGTCCGAATCCACCACTTATGACCCCCATTTGATGTTTACATTTGTAAACATTTAAATCTTTTGTAGATGGTCATCAATGTCCAGAAAAAGAAAAGACGAACAAATAATTTCATGCCTGAAAAATTATCAAAATTTTTGAACATTCGGAGGATTTCTTGTGGAAGGGAATGTTAATTAAGGTTCATAAAACATTTCAGGGAGGGATGAAACATGCTCGGAAAGTTAAAGGAGAAGTTAAGGTCATTTATAAAGAAGGTTGAGGAGAACGTTGAAAAAGAAGAGAAAGAAGCTGAGAAAAAAGGGTTACTGGATAAAGTTCTCATGGTTGAAATAAAGGAAAAGGACGTTGAAAAGGCTCTTGAGGATCTCGAGCTTGAATTACTTGAAGCGGATGTTGCTTTGGAAGTAGTTGATGCTTTGAAGGAAAGAATAAAGAAGAACTTGGTCGGAAAAAAGGTCAAGATAGGAACAAACAAGGAGAAGATTATAGAGGAGGCAGTCAGAGATGCAGTTCTTGAGATTCTAAGGCCTCCTCGTAAGATTGATCTTATAGAAGAGATAAAGAAGGCCGAAAAGCCCTACGTGATACTATTCGTTGGTTTTAACGGCTCAGGGAAGACGACCACGATAGCCAAATTAGCCCATTGGCTTAAGAAAAATGGATTCAGCGTTGTCATAGCTGCAAGTGACACGTTCAGAGCTGGAGCAATAGAACAGATAGAGGAGCATGCGAAGAGAATTGGTGTGAAGGTCATAAAGCATAAGTATGGAGCTGATCCAGCCGCCGTCGCTTACGATGCAATTCAACATGCCAAGGCTAGGGGAATTGATGTTGTGCTAATAGATACGGCTGGAAGAAGTGAAACTAATAGGAATCTAATGGATGAAATGAAGAAGATAGCTAGAGTTACAAAGCCAAACTTAGTGATATTCGTAGGCGATGCCTTAGCTGGAAATGCCATAATTGAGCAGGCCAGGGAGTTCAACGAAGCCGTTAAGATAGACGGAGTTATACTTACAAAGCTTGATGCCGATGCAAGGGGAGGATCTGCCTTGAGCGTAACCTATGCAACGAACGCTCCGATATTGTTCGTTGGAATTGGCCAAGGATACGATGACTTGATACCCTTTGACGAGAGATGGTTTGTTGAAAGGATCCTAGGTGAGTCAAATGCTTAAGGAAACCCAGGAAGGAACTTTAATTTACGTTTTGGTTAAACCAAATGCGAAAAAGACAGAAATAGAAGGAGTAGATACCTGGAAGAAGAGGATAAGGATAAGCGTCAAGGCACCTCCGGTCAAGGGGAAAGCAAATAGAGAACTCGTGAACTTCCTACAGGGGCTTCTCAATGCCGAGGTCATATTAGTTAGGGGAGAAACTTCGAGGGAGAAAGAGTTGCTGATAAAGGGATTAAAAGTTGAAGAGGTTAAGAGAAAGTTAAATCTCTAATTCTTCTCCAGGCTTTAATATCACAACTTCTGCCTTGTCTCCTACCAATTTCTTGAACTCCTCTGGATCAGCTGATATTGGTGGCCAGGTATTGTAGTGCATTGGGACAACGAACTTTGGCTTAAGCATCTCAACTGCCTTTGCAGCCTCCTTAATTCCCATAGTGAAGTGTCCTCCTATCGGGAGTAGCGCAACATCTATTGGTCCATAGAGCTCTGCAAAGAGCTCCATGTCTTTGAACACGTAGGTATCTCCAGCGTGGTAGATTACCCTGTCGTCAATCTTAACTATGTACCCACATGCATTTCCTATGCTGTACTTTCCATCGCTGCTCGAATGCCAGGCCGGAACCTGAACTATGAAGAC
The window above is part of the Pyrococcus sp. NA2 genome. Proteins encoded here:
- a CDS encoding 2-oxoacid:ferredoxin oxidoreductase subunit beta: MPEIYSKYPMVKYLRKEALPTALCPGCGGGTVLNAFANAIDQLKIDPRDIVVVSGIGCSAWIASPYFLADTLHTTHGRAIAFATGVKVGLPNKYVVVISGDGDLASIGGNHLLHAARRNVDITVILVNNFIYGMTGGQVAPTTPFGAITTTTPYRNIEHPLKIAETVAAAGASYVARWTTAHVYQLIESIKKALTTKGFSLVEVISQCPVQFGRRNKMKEPAEMLRWFLKNSIPINKAKNMSEEELEGKFVIGEFVNRRRPEFVEELNKLIRDVQSSLVR
- a CDS encoding 2-oxoacid:acceptor oxidoreductase subunit alpha — its product is MIIRGDEPEQIELLRKLYKPGNYFMMGDEAVAYGAIFAGCRFYAGYPITPSSEIAETMARELPKVGGYYLQMEDEIASIAAMIGASWTGLKAMTATSGPGFSLMQENIGYAVMTETPIVIVDVQRSGPSTGQATKGAQGDFFQARWGTHGDHPIVAVSPVSVEDAFWETIRAFNIAERLRTPVVVLFDGILAHTREQIRIPDPEEVEIVYRKLPQNEEEAKLPFGDPHGDGVPPMPLFGHGYFTHVTGSTHKENGLRDVYTQEVHDRLVRRIHRKIEKNKHVYEKYEEYYTDDAEILVVSWGVSARPSLGAVLRARKEGIKVGLFVPKTVHPFPGDRIRELGRNVRAILVPEMNLGQMILEVQRFVNDDVLLKGINKIGGIPLTVEEILKEIRGVV
- a CDS encoding 2-oxoglutarate ferredoxin oxidoreductase subunit delta, translating into MVDSDVQTEVKRDGYLVIGKTKTTEISVDTFLCKGCGICVEMCPRKVFEWSKELSEKGVHYPVPLHVEKCVRCKLCELLCPDFAIAVRW
- the ftsY gene encoding signal recognition particle-docking protein FtsY — protein: MLGKLKEKLRSFIKKVEENVEKEEKEAEKKGLLDKVLMVEIKEKDVEKALEDLELELLEADVALEVVDALKERIKKNLVGKKVKIGTNKEKIIEEAVRDAVLEILRPPRKIDLIEEIKKAEKPYVILFVGFNGSGKTTTIAKLAHWLKKNGFSVVIAASDTFRAGAIEQIEEHAKRIGVKVIKHKYGADPAAVAYDAIQHAKARGIDVVLIDTAGRSETNRNLMDEMKKIARVTKPNLVIFVGDALAGNAIIEQAREFNEAVKIDGVILTKLDADARGGSALSVTYATNAPILFVGIGQGYDDLIPFDERWFVERILGESNA
- a CDS encoding DUF167 family protein; amino-acid sequence: MLKETQEGTLIYVLVKPNAKKTEIEGVDTWKKRIRISVKAPPVKGKANRELVNFLQGLLNAEVILVRGETSREKELLIKGLKVEEVKRKLNL
- a CDS encoding metal-dependent hydrolase; translation: MVKVKFLGHAAFYIEGSKKILIDPFLTGNPVAAARPQDFKDVDLILVTHAHGDHLGDAGEIAKISGAKIVAMYDLANYIAEKYRGVETVGMNYGPTEIDGVFIVQVPAWHSSSDGKYSIGNACGYIVKIDDRVIYHAGDTYVFKDMELFAELYGPIDVALLPIGGHFTMGIKEAAKAVEMLKPKFVVPMHYNTWPPISADPEEFKKLVGDKAEVVILKPGEELEI